From a region of the Triticum aestivum cultivar Chinese Spring chromosome 7D, IWGSC CS RefSeq v2.1, whole genome shotgun sequence genome:
- the LOC123167146 gene encoding probable protein phosphatase 2C 37, translating into MASAAGESGANPAVASEEGEVLPSPLLSGYYASSEGSEGYISGPEEGESSRVVAAPAPLLPAEAAAAAVWSLAFGSVSQRGLDQRKGMQDTVSLRPSFCAWADGSPMHFFAVFDGHGGPQVSALCRDQMHVVLAEELAGAAAAYQKDHPEKDEEAEHRAWEVALKRSFEQADALGMGLSESGWPIMGSTAVVALLVRGSILVANCGDCRAVLCRAGNALPLSQDHKLERPDERVRVDAAGGKVRPSDDGQLRVRGVLAMSRALGQKLLKSAVICEPDITMTTRSEDDDCLILASDGLWDVIKNQIACNAVRNCLEFENKNNQGAPREGALIGQEEEVGCNNVATLLKNMAICKHSQDDISVAVLDLKARGLVFVVSTQANKFACVLHPPVLWYYLA; encoded by the exons ATGGCCAGCGCCGCCGGCGAGTCGGGAGCCAACCCTGCCGTGGCATCGGAGGAAGGCGAGGTCCTGCCCTCACCTCTCTTGTCCGGGTACTACGCATCCTCGGAGGGGTCTGAGGGCTACATCTCGGGCCCAGAGGAAGGGGAGAGCTCCCGTGTGGTGGCGGCGCCGGCGCCTCTACTGCCAGCTGAAGCGGCAGCGGCGGCAGTGTGGTCCCTCGCGTTCGGGTCCGTGTCGCAGCGGGGACTGGATCAGCGGAAGGGCATGCAGGACACCGTGTCGCTGCGCCCGTCCTTCTGCGCCTGGGCCGACGGCTCCCCCATGCACTTCTTCGCCGTCTTCGACGGCCATGGCGGCCCACAG GTGTCGGCCCTGTGCAGGGACCAGATGCACGTCGTACTGGCGGAGGAGCTGGCCGGCGCGGCAGCGGCCTACCAGAAGGATCACCCGGAGAAGGACGAAGAGGCGGAGCATCGCGCGTGGGaggtggcgctgaagcggagcttCGAGCAGGCGGACGCACTGGGGATGGGGCTGTCCGAATCGGGATGGCCCATCATGGGGTCAACTGCCGTGGTGGCGCTCCTGGTCCGCGGCAGCATCCTCGTCGCCAACTGCGGCGACTGCCGCGCCGTGCTCTGCCGCGCCGGCAACGCCTTACCACTCTCCCAGGACCACAAG CTGGAGCGGCCGGACGAGAGGGTGCGGGTGGACGCGGCGGGCGGCAAAGTGCGGCCCTCCGACGACGGGCAGCTGCGCGTACGGGGGGTGCTTGCCATGTCTCGCGCATTAG GGCAGAAGCTCCTTAAGTCTGCAGTGATATGTGAGCCAGATATAACCATGACGACTAGATCGGAGGATGACGACTGCCTGATCCTCGCGAGCGATGGCTTGTGGGATGTCATCAAGAACCAGATTGCCTGCAATGCCGTGAGGAACTGCCTAGAATTTGAAAACAAGAATAACCAAGGTGCTCCTAGAGAGGGTGCACTGATAGGACAAGAGGAAGAGGTTGGCTGCAACAATGTTGCAACCCTCCTAAAGAACATGGCAATCTGCAAGCATAGCCAGGATGACATTAGTGTTGCCGTACTTGATCTGAAAGCGAGAG GTTTGGTGTTTGTAGTTAGCACTCAAGCGAACAAATTTGCTTGTGTGTTACACCCACCAGTGCTCTGGTATTACCTGGCTTAG